One genomic segment of Anguilla anguilla isolate fAngAng1 chromosome 2, fAngAng1.pri, whole genome shotgun sequence includes these proteins:
- the LOC118221515 gene encoding uncharacterized protein LOC118221515, whose protein sequence is MYFSVFKLKFMCGQVEPEDGNVNQKSLRFGSFEQHGSSLSEQNEKTPDNPIPPPCPCIEKRALPSSTISHFKPAKALKFDIPKENLQISDEMEDPIVGVAMRIVEDRHRVRGTTERGKNGDVVSPGTAGSVSGQIRDCRGLVPEVDDGVERVVGEVIAADVKMVYVCPAKHEIDRVNEDPVKVKCNECDIHYKKTKMTVLLEGTIMIERDHGKKFKLNDRILRSFIDCDSVGINFITDQLLYSKTVSLTIKNNEVLRAVRVGDMA, encoded by the exons atgtatttcagtgtttttaaattaaagtttatGTGCGGACAGGTGGAGCCAGAGGACGGTAACGTGAATCAGAAGTCTCTGAGATTCGGCAGTTTTGAACAGCATGGATCATCTCTGAGTGAACAAAATGAGAA gaCTCCAGACAATCCAATTCCACCTCCATGTCCATGCATAGAGAAAAGGGCACTGCCCTCCAgcacaatttcacattttaagccTGCAAAGGCCTTGAAGTTTGACATCCCAAAAGAAAATCTACAAATCAGCGATGAAATGGAAGATCCGATA GTGGGTGTGGCCATGAGAATAGTGGAAGACCGACACAGAGTCCGTGGAacgacagagagaggaaagaatgGCGATGTGGTCAGCCCTGGGACCGCAGGGAGTGTGTCAGGGCAGATTCGCGATTGCCGCGGCTTGGTGCCTGAGGTGGACGATGGAGTGGAAAGGGTTGTGGGTGAGGTGATTGCGGCAGATGTAAAAATGGTCTATGTCTGCCCTGCGAAGCATGAGATTGACCGTGTAAACGAAGATCCAGTGAAAGTGAAATGCAATGAATGTGACATccactacaaaaaaacaaaaatgaccgTCCTCCTCGAGGGAACCATTATGATTGAACGTGACCATGGAAAGAAGTTCAAACTAAATGACAGAATTCTTAGGTCATTCATAGATTGTGACTCTGTGGGAATAAATTTTATTACTGATCAACTACTTTATTCAAAAACTGTCAGCTTGACAATTAAGAATAACGAGGTACTGCGTGCTGTGAGGGTGGGTGATATGGCCTAA